Proteins encoded together in one Glandiceps talaboti chromosome 11, keGlaTala1.1, whole genome shotgun sequence window:
- the LOC144442757 gene encoding trimethyllysine dioxygenase, mitochondrial-like has protein sequence MAKITTGIVRCNDCYNFTTYQRQFDITTIDANISPRKVQLERLDSGKKSLTLEWPDGHISNYSIDWLVNSYDSGASQSEWNKQLLLWDAKTIEGNMPVNYKRFLQDEDGLKVGLRNLAKYGFLLVEGTPATFEDTQKVAERVSFIRETIYGKMWGVTDDMEFADVAYSDVHLRGHTDTTYFNEPSGVQIFHCLRHDGEGGKTLLVDGFHAAMKLKDKHPKYYKTLSQVPLCHHYLDTKRKLHIRGIGPVLQHDPINGDLMHIRFNTFDRHTISHLGNSELMTFYEAYLSFGKELNSPDNELQIKLWPGTVLLVDNWRVLHGRTSFTGQRQICGCFMPRDDLNSRYRTLLNMSV, from the exons atggcaaagataacaacagggatagTTAG ATGTAACGACTGCTACAACTTTACAACATATCAAAGACAATTTGATATTACAACAATTGATGCCAATATCTCACCAAGGAAAGTCCAACTAGAAAGATTAGACAGTGGGAAGAAGTCTCTAACACTTGAAT GGCCAGATGGACATATCTCCAACTACAgcattgattggttggttaaCAGCTATGACAGTGGTGCCAGCCAATCAGAATGGAACAAGCAGTTATTATTATGGGATGCTAAAACCATTGAAGGCAACATGCCTGTAAATTATAAACGATTTTTGCAAGATGAGGATGGTTTGAAAGTGGGCTTGCGAAACCTAGCAAAATATGGGTTTTTACTTGTTGAAGGTACTCCAGCTACTTTTGAAGACACCCAG AAAGTAGCTGAGAGGGTGAGTTTTATCAGAGAGACAATCTATGGTAAAATGTGGGGTGTTACAGATGACATGGAGTTTGCTGATGTTGCTTACTCTGATGTACACTTGAGAGGACATACAGATACTACATATTTCAATGAACCTTCAGG AGTTCAGATCTTCCATTGCCTTAGACATGACGGTGAGGGTGGGAAAACTTTACTGGTCGATGGCTTCCATGCTGCCATGAAATTAAAAGATAAACATCCCAAATACTATAAGACATTAAGTCAAGTTCCACTTTGCCACCATTATCTGGACACAAAAAGAAAACTACACATTCGAGGTATTGGACCAGTTTTACAACACGATCCGATCAATGGAGATTTGATGCATATACG ATTCAATACCTTTGATCGCCATACTATCAGTCACCTTGGCAATTcagaactgatgacattctaTGAAGCGTATTTGTCATTCGGCAAAGAACTCAACTCACCTGATAATGAGTTACAGATCAAATTATGGCCAGGGACTGTCTTGTTAGTGGACAATTGGAGAGTTCTTCATGGTCGGACATCTTTTACTGGTCAAAGACAAATCTGTGGCTGTTTTATGCCAAGAGATGATTTGAACAGCAGATATAGAACTTTATTGAACATGagtgtataa